The following are from one region of the Sandaracinus amylolyticus genome:
- a CDS encoding ABC1 kinase family protein → MSLAIRLVRALWVFGLIFLSYMSQLALTSLLGEDVRDTNGRETRRVPAWLHERRKRLDAKNAKRLYEGMVRLRGVFIKLGQVLSITGGFLPRVYTKELERLQDKVPPRDFQEIRSAFVESLGRTPEECFARIDAAPLAAASLGQVHVAWMKPGEGETEGRKVAVKVLYPGIRDVIRIDMKVIWLAVQVYKQFVPVVGLDRVHASLLDLLARETDYLHEARAMERMAANFAREKDILFPEVVHELTTRDVLTMSFMDGIKINQVDALRAEGIDPSAVATRFVEATYKMIFVDRFFHADPHPGNFLVQKGRTPRRPKIVVLDFGAVSDVKDDLVDGMIDVIGGLLEGDGPKLLKGFYQMGFASREANHELLAKTVYTYFEKLLRVKQRTPGALMRANVKELETLVDPEVAREELRELMRSVEYPEGWFYVERAAVLAFWLVGQLDPDVDAMQVGYPYVMPLLEKRRREEQGGEREPSEPPPSDE, encoded by the coding sequence ATGAGCCTCGCGATCCGACTCGTCCGCGCCCTCTGGGTCTTCGGGCTGATCTTCCTGAGCTACATGAGCCAGCTCGCGCTCACGTCGCTGCTCGGCGAGGACGTGCGCGACACGAACGGGCGCGAGACGCGGCGCGTGCCCGCGTGGCTGCACGAGCGGCGCAAGCGGCTCGACGCGAAGAACGCGAAGCGCCTCTACGAGGGCATGGTCCGGCTGCGCGGCGTCTTCATCAAGCTCGGCCAGGTGCTCTCGATCACCGGCGGGTTCCTGCCGCGCGTGTACACGAAGGAGCTCGAGCGGCTGCAGGACAAGGTCCCTCCCCGCGACTTCCAGGAGATCCGCAGCGCGTTCGTCGAGAGCCTCGGGCGCACGCCGGAGGAGTGCTTCGCGCGCATCGACGCGGCGCCGCTCGCGGCGGCGTCGCTCGGTCAGGTGCACGTCGCGTGGATGAAGCCGGGCGAGGGCGAGACCGAGGGCCGGAAGGTCGCGGTGAAGGTGCTCTATCCCGGCATCCGCGACGTGATCCGGATCGACATGAAGGTCATCTGGCTCGCGGTGCAGGTCTACAAGCAGTTCGTGCCGGTCGTGGGGCTCGACCGCGTGCACGCGTCGCTGCTCGATCTGCTCGCGCGCGAGACCGACTACCTGCACGAGGCGCGCGCGATGGAGCGCATGGCCGCGAACTTCGCGCGCGAGAAGGACATCTTGTTCCCCGAGGTCGTGCACGAGCTGACGACGCGCGACGTGCTGACCATGAGCTTCATGGACGGGATCAAGATCAACCAGGTCGACGCGCTGCGCGCCGAGGGGATCGATCCGAGCGCGGTCGCGACGCGCTTCGTCGAGGCGACGTACAAGATGATCTTCGTCGATCGCTTCTTCCACGCGGACCCGCACCCCGGGAACTTCCTCGTGCAGAAGGGGCGCACGCCGCGCAGGCCGAAGATCGTGGTGCTCGACTTCGGCGCGGTGAGCGACGTGAAGGACGATCTCGTCGACGGGATGATCGACGTGATCGGCGGTCTGCTCGAGGGCGACGGGCCGAAGCTCCTGAAGGGCTTCTACCAGATGGGGTTCGCGAGCCGCGAGGCGAACCACGAGCTGCTCGCGAAGACGGTCTACACGTACTTCGAGAAGCTGCTGCGCGTGAAGCAGCGCACGCCGGGCGCGCTGATGCGCGCGAACGTGAAGGAGCTCGAGACGCTCGTCGATCCCGAGGTCGCGCGCGAAGAGCTGCGCGAGCTGATGCGGAGCGTGGAGTACCCGGAGGGCTGGTTCTACGTGGAGCGCGCGGCGGTGCTGGCGTTCTGGCTCGTGGGGCAGCTCGATCCCGACGTGGACGCGATGCAGGTCGGCTATCCGTACGTGATGCCGCTCCTGGAGAAGCGTCGCCGCGAAGAGCAGGGTGGCGAGCGCGAGCCCTCGGAGCCTCCGCCGAGCGACGAATAG